Genomic DNA from Telopea speciosissima isolate NSW1024214 ecotype Mountain lineage chromosome 2, Tspe_v1, whole genome shotgun sequence:
CAAGGGACCGGAATAAGAGAgtacattgaaaaaaaataaaaaaatgcaattCAATCATCTTTGAAAGACATCATTCCATACCCAAATGTCAAACAGAAAAGAATCAGCAAATAGTCCTTCAACAGAGGACAAAAAGACTCGAACAAGCAATTCCAGCATGCAAACCTCTGCTGAATATCGATCGGATCATTCATGAGGATAAAAAATACAATCCAcaatgaagaaaagaataaatgcCAAAGAATGGACAATCAGTCACGAAACTCTGAATCTTTCCggtaactaaaaaaaaaaaattttaaaaagttcatcaaaacaaaattatcaaaaaattCTTTTCAGAGGCGGAAAGATTGAATACAACTGAAATGAATCCTACAAGAAAGAATGCCATTATCGTAGATGAAACGACAAGTACGTACGAGTTGGAACactaaaaaaaagaataaaaatccaatcgTTGCTCGCAAACAGAAACTCTAATGCAGGCAATGATCGAGAACCTTATATTTAGATCAGGCCGTCGATGGACACCCcagaaaaaagaatgaaattgaaaccaaactgtTAGCAAcgagaacaagaagaaagaaaacagaagaaaatgaCTTCTTACCTGGATTGGGAGTTGGAACAGAAGTCGATCAATTCAGAGATTTTTTTCAGAGAGTCGACACCTTTTGAGGGCCAAGATAGACAGATCTCGTCGATGTTCTTAGGATCGAAATGTCTATTTCTACTACCTGAAAGCGCGAAACcccgagagagagaagattttGTAGTTAAAAGGAAAGAATTTCCATCTTTCTCCTTAATACGTTCTGTAACCAGATAAATGGGCCCCTCACCAAAAACTAGAAATTGCCCCGTATGCCGGCGCATGGGTATTTATATTTGAGATAGAAACGAGGGCTCTTTTAAGTCGGTGTTCTCTGTGCCCATCCTCGTGCGGAGCCAATTAGAGTCCAAtgcagatcctctacggcgcatGTGCCCATAGCGGCCTGTGCGGCGTAGACTGGGCTGCACGCATAATGACCTCCTTACCCCCATTCgtgcaaggcgtttgggcagggataaggtggtctttgcacaCATAGCTCAATCTGCATCGCTCAAGCCGCTACGGGCAGTACGTcatagaggatctagatccatGAGAGTCTACCCATTGACATCATGGGATGGTATTTCCACCTTTTATGGGGTTGGagcgatcattttgccccctctaTATCTGAATAAGTGAACATGGCCCATACATTTCTCCTCatagaaaactttcttccttttttttaagagaGGCCCAGTGCACCCTTATATAGGTCCGCACCGTGGGTGTGGCTTTAATCTTGTCTAAATCAGATATTAAAGCCTCACCTATCTACGTTTCTATGCTAGATTTTCTTGCACTAAGAAAAGCTCTGTTCAGTTTATccaggaaaattatcctctccaattccctaaagctcAGCAGTGTAGCAGTGTGgcaatgctaggtggagatgctgaCATGTGGCAGCTTGGGCATCCAACGATCTGaactcattgactatgttgagttcgaaccgttggatgtctgaTCTACCACGTGttggcatctccacctagcactgcctcATTGCCGacctttaggaattggagaggataataatcctcTTCGATGCCTCCTTATACTCAACAATTGGCCTATAAAAAGGTAACAATAAGGTGAATTGAACGTACATTGGTAATTTGGTATAAAGAACGGATTAAAAATGAATCATGAATTCTTTTTTTCGTACATTATTTATGGAAAGGCTCCAGTCCAGTTGCGATTAGAGCAAAGGTAGCTTGTCTTGTCCACCACATAATTAGGTTTTTCACAAAAGTCAAATCATACATCTTCAATAGTTTAACTAAGGAGCGGGCAAATGACTTCTTACTCATAAATGAGAGAAAGCTAATAGAAAAATGGGAAGCAGAaaacgggagtgtggcctacgccagcactcccatgtgtttatctctttcttccttaaaacaagggggcaaatgtgtcttttcacatggagaggagagagatagactcatgggagtgttggcgtaggccacactcccagacagagaactttttccctagaAAAATTTGATTCTGACTTCGTAGAGCCATTGTTGTTACTGCCTGTGCGTAGAGCGGTTCCCACTCTTGTCTTGAGACGCTAAGAGACTTTTGTTTTTTGAACAGACAACAATGATTTGCTAACATCTCAAATCAAGCTTTTGTTGCGACATGCTATATATGTTTTCTCCCCCATTGCTAGTAGGTTGATGGGTCGCATGCCCAGGACACATGTTTTAGCCTTATGTGTCCATAACTCAAATAGGTGACCTCACAGCCATTGCCCAACTAGACTACGAATAGTCACCATATTGATATGGGCTACTTAGAAATGGGCAATGATATTAAGATTGATATGCCTTGTATTGGTTGAGGGAGTATATATTACAACAGTCACACTTGGAAGTATAAATGAAAGGAGTGGAACGAAGTGTTACTTTGAGAAACAAGGGTATTGAAAATCTAAAAAACCCATTGGTTCTCAATTTTGAAAGAATTCTTGCCAAGATGATTGATCCTGTCATAAGTGCCACAACATGAGCTTCGGGTGACCAAATATAAACTGGTACCATAGGCACTTTGACGGCAAAAGAGCCCGAAAAAGCAATCCATAAAAAGATTTGACGCCACTCACTAAATTCTGTCGTTAGTGAGATTTGTAAATCGATACGTGACTCCTACAATTACATGCCTAAGTAAGAATTCATGATATTCCACAtcaatattattaaaaaatttagATTTATTAAGAAAAAGGGTCCTATAATATGATACAAATGTGATCAGGAAAGTTGAACCCATAACTTTGGGAGcaagcacttcaattgacaaGCCTTTAACCAACCGAGCTGGCAGTTGTTCAAGTTGAGTATGATTTGAATGAGGcgatgagaaaaaaaatgaatctgTCTTGTTTGCCTTAAAATATGATCAACATTtgcagctctctctctcttatgaacAGGAATACATAAGAATCTCTTATAGTATtaaaagaaacaataaaaaatccGTATTAAATAAATCAAGGAATTCATGCCATAACTGCTACAGTAACAAGAATAGCTATTCCAATCGTTGTCAACCTTTCAAATAGTCCTCCCATGGCTGCAATCCCTCCATTCTGCAATTGAgataaccaagaaaaaaaaaatttaaaatcagtCCAAACATAACTCTGAGTTAAACATTTCTTATATTTCTGTTATTCATAATAGAAGAGATCTCATCCTTAAAAACCAGCCGAATTATTTGGATAGAACTCATTCTTAAAAGTTAGACATTTCTACGTTGGATTATTATTCACATTCAATGTGGGATTATTGCTCCAATTCAGATCATCTACGGTGCAGCTGTCCATAGCGGTCTGTGTTGCGCAAACTGGGTCGCACGTGcattgaccaccttacccccactcagacaaggcatttgggcagggatAAGGTGGTCTTTGCGTGCATGACTCAGTCTGCGCCActcaggccgctacgggcaacgtgccgtagaggatctggatccttatTGCTCCCTGGTGTCCCGGAATTGTGGAAAATAATGCTGCCAATagtatgaaaaagaaaaaaacttcaGCTGGTGAGCAATAATACCAGATCCGGTGCTGGTGCCGGTGTAACTTGAACTTGTGAGTCGGAAGTAGGTGGTGCAGGTGGGCTTGGTGGAGTTGGTGCCGGTGCTGGTGCATGATGGTGCTTCTTATGcttgtgcttcttcttcttcttcttcttcttactcttcGAAGGAGCGGGTGCTGGTGATGGCACCAACTCTGGTGCAGGCGctggtgttggtgttggtggATTTATGGCTGGTGCTGGCGCTGGTGTTGGTGGCGCAGGTGATGGTGCAGGTGGTGCTATTGATGGAGAAGGCACTGGCGCCAGCGATGGTGCTAGTGCGGGTGGCGGCGAGACTGGTGGAGGCAAGGCTGGTGCAATGGTTGGAGGTGAAATTGGTGCTGGTGGTAGTGCCGGCGAttttgaaggagctaaaagaggtggAGGACTACTTGCTGGTGAAGAATTAGGAGTGGCAATGGGAGGAGTAACAGTGGGAGGTGGTGTGGCAGTTGAGGGTGACTGTGCCGGAGCAGATGGTGGTTTGGAAGGTGCTGCTACCGGACTTTGCCCATCGGAAATGCCGAtctgaaaacaaaagaaaacaaaagcgAAAGCCCACCACCAAGAACCCATTTTCTAATGGAGAGAGATCAATGACATTGATAAGTATATAAGGAAAGGGAGAGATAGCTTAGAGGGATTGGAAATAAAAACAGTTTGGTGAACTTAGAGGGAGAGCTGTAGCATTCAAATGATTGGACATTTCTTCTAATGATTGGGAAAGCCAGGTTGTCAAAAGAGGTGGAGTAGTGAAAAAGATCTTATCCATCCGGGcagccgggctgcatgtgcagcgtcATACTCAAGGCGTTGTGCTTTGATCACCTTATTCTTGCTCGGGCAAGACGTttaagcaggggtaaggcgaacAAAGTGCACCGCCTTGAGACTggtgctgcacatgcagcctaGCTGCCCGGATGCACAGGAGCCAGGTCTGGTGGAGTAGAGCTGGGTCAGTGTTGTGTTGCTCCAGTACTAAATTGTAGATTAATGAAATGGGATGCAAGTTTGATTATTACTGGTTGGTTAGGGAATCAAGATTATTGTGCCCAATTCTGAATAATTAAGAAACTTAAGACAATTTTATTTTGGTGAGAACAGTTACAATCGATTAAGACAATTGAATTCccaatcatattttttttttttagattttcatTGGAAGTATATGTGGTGATATCTTCCAGTCTTTTTCCACTGAATTATTAACCTTGATAAGCATATTATGGTAGGTTTTTGTGtgtataaaattataaatataaaattctgaagggagaaagaatgctataTGGTCGCATGTGACGCACAACTCTTGCACATAGACACATGGTAGTGTGAAATAAGCATTGTGCTCcaatggaaaggtggaaatccctgAGGGCATGGCGATTATTTTGGGCGGCTCCGTGTATGGGTGCAGGGGCTGGTCGCTGCACGTGACCATGTAGCTTTGTCTTTCCCGATTATGAAGGAACCATTGATTTAGAGCATGGTATCGAATTGGCTATCCCAGAaactgatacgatatcgatatggaTCAGTATAGCTAGGACAGTtttgcttttgatttttctACAAAACTGGGTTTTTGACATTTTTATCCTTGGTCTGTACCATTCCACCGATGTAGGATCGACTAAGTATCGAGATCGGTGTTATGATACCGATATGAATCATCCGACATAGACGATCCGATACGATACCTCAAATATGGAAGGAACTTGAATGAACTTTAGAAGGTCGatctattcattaaaaaaaggggggggggagaaacacTACCTGGTCACGTGGTTCCTATGTCTACACACAGAAGCACGTGAAAGTATCAAGCTTGCTGCCCCCATTAAAAAGTGGAAATTCTTCTTAGGCAGACATCTCTTTCctttaaaaatacaaaaaaatagaagggCAAAACTTCCAGTATTTTGTGGGGCTAAAGATTTTTGCCAACACCATGAAAgtgtaaaaaagaaaactatatATCAACATATTACACCCCTCTCCAAGGCGCCAAGGGAGTGTCTAGGGGAGCATTCAGCCATTGGGCTTGTGCCACACACATTCCAATGGCTGATTGAGAACGCACCAGAATGTGTGCGCCACAGCCCAGCCCATGGATTCCCCTAGGCACTCCCTCTCTGGGGTGCCCAATATGGTTCAGTCATATTGGAATACTaggttgaagtgttgaactgaCTTATTTTTTTAACCTGACCCATTTGTAAAGAATGAATAAGAGCAACGTCTCTATTTTGTTTGCCATCCAttaattatgaatttttttatgggGGGAGAGATTCTCGATTTATTATTCTTTGGCGAAGGAGTAAGCAAGCAGTAGACTGATATAAACGTGGGACCTAACCTTAGGTACGTCATCTCAATCAAAAAGTATAATAAAGAATTGCAGAAACGTTTTCTATATTGATAAggaaaattgttttttttttttctcgttaGGAGCCGTGCCGTTTCTACCCAATGCTGCTGCCCGTCTAGGTAGCCCTTACCTTATGGTCGTTGGTTCAGGGATTCGGCTCCTCTTCTGCGAGCATCCCCGTGAGGTATCTAATGACAGAATTGTTATGTGCGCATCTCAGTGCATGCCTGACCCACCTTGGCATGCATCTTAGCACATGCAAAGCACCCCCACCGTAGAATGCCTCACTGGCACTCACCGGAGAGGAGCCCGATCCTGGGTTCTTCAACCCCACGTTTGGCTGTTTTAGGTATAATATAAGGTGTGTTAGGTAGTAAATTACAAATCTGTTATAATCTATTTTCAATTATCTAAAATATACATACTGTCAAAGAGATGATTGGTGGGGAGgagaaaaactaaaaataactGCTCATTGGATTGTCGGTGGTGTAAAAAACCATTGAGagaaaaatagtttaaaaaaaacctaaaaaaactGTAATAAAATCTGGCGGTAAAACCGTCCGATCCAACTCAATAGGATTTTGTATCGTTATTGACCGTTATCAGTCCCGATATTGTGCACTAAAATCCTGCCTTTTATGGTAAAACCAACAGCCACCACAGACAAGGGAGCATTCTTGCAAACAACCTCTTTCGATCATAGATTTGTCCATGCATTCTCCATGTTGTATCGGATCTATATTTTCTATCaacttttttaaattaaaatggTAAAGAAACTGTATCATTTTCAAGAAAATTTTACAGTTTTAAGGCATAGAGATGCCATCTTTCCAAATGTTACAAACAGAACATGATGCTAAACATGTCATGCATCTTGGAAAAGAATTTTGATGGATGGGTTGAAACAGGCAGGCATGAAGGCTGTGGCTCAGGGGGTTGTGGCTCGGGCTCTggattcttctcctttttcttcctcctcagATGGAAGAATTGTTGCATCGCGTCTGCACACTGTCTCTCCAGGACCCCTCGTCGGATCGTAATCTTTGAGTGAAATGGGTGGATAGGCCCAGCCAGCTGATTTGTCTGATCTGAACTGCTTTCTCCTTCACCCCCACCAGGGAATAGCCTGCAATGCAAACTTATTACTTGAGAactcattaaaagaaaattgagGCCTTTTGGACACTCTTTTACTTACAAGTCACACGTTCATGAAGTTACATTTTGTTTAGTTGAATTCAATCTAATTTAGAAATATATCCTTCGCAGGAAAACCATTGAACCTCAAATGACTGTATCCATCTGACCTAACAAACTCTGGATAGATCCGTAAAGAAACCGACAAAAAATGGGGTAAAAAAGTCATGCATATATACAAGAGATTTTGGTTGAGCTCATGAATGTCAGCCCCTTCCCTTACATGTTAAACATCTTTTTAATGATTTACATGCATAACTTCTTACTGCCAGACCAATCAGACGTGTAAGCAATCTACCCAATTGGATGTCAATGCTATGAAAACTCTTCTACTAAAAGAAAGAAGGCTACAAATACAAATAGAATCAATTTCCCAGCATAAGAACAGACCATGAGTTACACCCAAGTTCATATTTTATATGGAAGAAGTTACTCTCAAGATGGTGATATAGTATGCATTACATTACCTAACCCAGCTACCATCAGCACCAAGAAGCTTGTTGGGAGCTCCCCATACCACAGTATCAATTCTAGCTTGAAGAATTGCTCCAGCACACATTGGACAGGGTTCAAGTGTCACATAAAGAGTTGTATCCTGAGAGGGAAAAAGATAACAAAAGGACTAAGAAATGGAGCcagatgaaagaaaaaaattaaaggaaaaaaaaattccaatgaGTTATGAGTTTTGCAGGTAAGCACTGGAAACTTCTTAATATATAAAACATCATTTATGAGGCAATTTTCAACTTAATGATTGCAAACTTTTCATACTCACCCTAATGGAATCATATATCTTATTTAATAGTGAACTAAAAGGAACCACCAATTCTCTCATTATAAAGAGACCAAgtatattcaccaaaaaaaaaaaaagaccaagtaGAAAACTCATTTATTCATATCATAAAGGACAGAAATCTAGAAATTGTCCATCAAATTGTCAGGTCCTCCACTAATACTTTTGTTTGCTCTAAAAGGATCGAGGGACCGAAGCAATTTGTGCTACCAGTGAATACTTTCTGATTAGCAGGCTGGGATTTCCAAGCATATAGAAGTTCCAAAATCAGCTAATGTCTTCGACATTTAAGACTATTATCTTTCTATATAACAAGGAGATTCAActttcaaaattctgcaatGTCTGACACCTAGGTCCATGTCCGTGTCCATGATAGACACGTAGACCCATATTCATGTCCTTGTTACCTGATTTCTTTAGATTGTTGGGCAATAGTCAGTGCACATTTCATTTCATGTGGTTCATGGGTTATGGTGAGTTATCATCTGCATTGATtaaaaacattttatttatttatttttaggaaggggagagggggagggggttgtcCATCCCTTTATTATGAGGTTGGAGATAGTGCCCGCTTGTGGAACTGCTATGCATTTCTCAGTTGTAGCGGTTTATGTCAAGGAAGACCGGCCACCAAGGGGCCCGAGGGGTGGCTattccccccctctcccccgccttcccaaaaaaaaagggctttTACAAACCCTATTCTATAATTTCCTAAAGGGTGATGTATTTTATATAACCTGGCCCCCCTAACCGTACAATAATAAATATAATACTCTGTACTACCCCCTTAACTGTAGTAAATGTAGCAGATCTGAGCACTGAATAGGGCagagcaaagaaaagaaagaaggaaaaaaaaaagagagggaaaagagaagaaaagtgatTGACTTGATAGAAAACCCTTCCCACCGATATCATATATTAATGAGTGTATATCCTGTAATGACAATAATACCCTCACTTTTATTGAGTACTGATCGATTATTCCTCACAACATGATCCAGTGCATCACAACAATATGATTCAGTACAACTCTACTAAAGAGGGTAATGATCCAGTACTTCTCATCAACACttccctcaagctggagcatagacaTCTCCTATGCCCAGCTTGAAACACATAATTAAGTATGAACCACGACTGATAGCCTTGGTGAAAAACTGAAAATATCACCTAACTGATCTGAAGAATGAACATATAAGGAGTAGAGATAACTTTCTTCATAATCGCTATGCGCATAAAATGACAATCTACTTCAATATATCCGTTTCTCTCACGGAAAACatgattactagcaatatagacAACAGTTTGATTATCATAGAACATCTCCATTGATTTAGTGAATAGAGAACCAAGTTCCCCCATGAGAGTTTTTAGCCATATCAACTCAGTAGCGATGTGACACATAACACGATACTCAGCTTGAGCACTCGATCTTGCAACAGTACTATGCTTGTTACTATTCTAAGTAACTaggttaccacccacaaaggtacaatatccaTTAGTAGACATATTATCAGCAACACCAACCCAGTCGTCATCAGAATATCCACCAATATCAAGATGATTATAAACAAAAGGGTGTACGCATTGCATGAGGCTCCCATCACTGcgggtctgaggagggtcatatgtatgcagccttacccccgcttcgcggagaggctgtaaATCAGCCCTTTCCCAGGAGCACTTTTTAGATAGTATAGTATACGGCAAACAGCCTCCCAAAGAACCTCCTTTGGTCTCAATAAACTGACTAACAACACTTACTGTAAAGGAAATAACAAGACGAATAAATCAGCTTGCAAACAAGACGCCTATACTTTCTACAACTTCCTAGCATGGTAATATGGTATATGATATAAAGAAATTCATTGGCAGTATAGCACAAAGAAATTAATCAGctgagtatatatatatatatatatttacacaGTTAACATATACACCATCATATCATTAATTGGATATATCACAACACTGTTAAACTTTTAACTCCACATTCTGATGTCTACCtacaattatatttttattaaaaaattctatTCACTTATTTGTTCGCTAATCCTTGCTATATAAAACAACCCCAGTGTTTAGCTTATTTTGTTTCCATTGATACTCAAAATAAATCAATGggggaattttttatttgatttccaAGAAGAATATGTTATTTCATATATGAAGTAGTAGCAAGTACGCTTACCTAGAGATGTAAACACAGTGAATACAGAGTGTATACACTAGTATCTGAATTCACATATGACTTGCTTATCGGCTCTGAATTTGATTCAAATTAATGCAAGAGTTGACCTCGAACCAGTGAGaaatcgattgcagccaggattgatgaaaagaacaaattaaaaactgcaacccttttttttaattgttacttttctgttacatatgcaaaagaacataaaaaggataagaagaagaagaagaaaggaatatagaagagaagggggggggggggtaggggaatggccttctcagcctgggtctctcacccacagctatctcagctgttgagcATAGGAGGAAACTCCCATAACCGAGTGCAAGAATGCcctcaaaacttcattcattaattcattGTCTATCTATTACAATAAGGGGCTGCCTATGGAAGTAGGCtagcttacaaaattagaaacttaaaaatagaaagtaatgaaaaaggaaactactagaAGCCCCTTACAAGAGAATATTGAGGCCTGTACACCAAGTAATCTAAGACTTGACTAAGTAAGACATAACtaattaaaatgaaataaaattagaaagtaaacaaaaatagaaacttaagtaaATAGTAACTAACTAAATCAGCGCTAAAATCttccttctcttgctatcttcagtGGACCCCGCAGAATctcaaatattttttggatttccttCTCCATTCAAGGATTATGGACccacaacactgttcacgtgaacagtagtTCGGGTACTGTTCGTGTGAACAgtaaactttttttctttttttttttgaagtctgtttttatcctttcttcatgcttctccttgggctgggcctgactttggtgatgctccatcgaaccaacaaaaacttgccacatcatcagaccaggctgcttcTCACAGGagtcgaatccacaaccttgttgggctggttttggggcttatTCCTGcaggtacatatggacttgtgatctacataaAAAATAATGCATGAACGGCCatattatgacttatgagaGGCCACAGGCACCACGTGTACAGCTACCCATGAAGGGCTAAacgtgagggggagtgttagcgaTAATCCCACATCAACTAAGTTCAGATGATTTCATTTACCAGTCGGGCCTCTCCACCTACTATGATGCAGATCGCCTGCAGAAGTAAGAGGAAGATTGTTTGTGGTTGGTTTACTCCTGGACCAGCTTTTGGTCCAACCAGACCCAAGCCAGGCCTTGCGGTTCTGCTTCCAACCAGTTTCTGGTTTAGCTTTGAACTAGCACTGGTTCACTATGTCAACGGATCGTGTGTCCCTTTagattaattattttatttcttatttgtagTGTAATCAGGATTAAACTCAATTGTATATAGTCATTTCCTGCGTAGAATTCCAGATTTCCTAACTACATTAGGAGTCTTCTTCTTACAATACGGTTGGAGGAGATTAGCTTAATTGGTTTCCAAATTTCATGTTTAGATAAGGAATGATTCCTATTGGCCTTTAGTTGTCCCAAGGCCAGTTTGAATCCACCTTCCCAAGTCTTTATATATTGTAAGGCTGTTGgcactcccccaccc
This window encodes:
- the LOC122652391 gene encoding lysine-rich arabinogalactan protein 19-like; translated protein: MGSWWWAFAFVFFCFQIGISDGQSPVAAPSKPPSAPAQSPSTATPPPTVTPPIATPNSSPASSPPPLLAPSKSPALPPAPISPPTIAPALPPPVSPPPALAPSLAPVPSPSIAPPAPSPAPPTPAPAPAINPPTPTPAPAPELVPSPAPAPSKSKKKKKKKKHKHKKHHHAPAPAPTPPSPPAPPTSDSQVQVTPAPAPDLNGGIAAMGGLFERLTTIGIAILVTVAVMA